CTGATGCCTCCCGCAGTCCTTTGACAAAAGCTCTATTTGTTCTTATTTAAAAGACTTGCAATTACATTATTCAAAATTGTTAGCATTTAAAGACTAATGAAAGCATCTCAAAGTGACATAAGTAGTAGTAGTTGTTAGCTTTGGCAGCTTTCGTTTGATCCTAAGCCTTACCTTTTCTGTCATTTCATGAGAGTGGTGAAGTGAATGTTCCCTTTCCAAAAACATTCTCCTTTGTTCATAGCTGGCCAGGCGGCATGTTAACCACGTGGAAATGGTGCAGCAACAGATTCCTATGCATGCGAGTGACATGGATGCAATGTACAAGGAATAAAGGGATGATGATCTCTTGTTCAGCGCACGTAGAAACTGAATATTTAATATCCCTCCAATCAGGCCACAGATACAGCAGGCTGAAAACAGAATCATCtggaaaattaaaacaaaaagaggTGTCATATTCTTTTATTCCCTTATTAGTAAGATTCACCTGAACCCGATTTTCTGTTCT
This is a stretch of genomic DNA from Xenopus laevis strain J_2021 chromosome 6S, Xenopus_laevis_v10.1, whole genome shotgun sequence. It encodes these proteins:
- the tmem196.S gene encoding transmembrane protein 196 isoform X2, translating into MCTSGQIIGSLLVLSVLEIGLGLSSVAVGAVTFFRVRMEQKPQLGDSSPFLICGVCGIFCAKKKSGLIMILFSACCICGLIGGILNIQFLRALNKRSSSLYSLYIASMSLACIGICCCTISTWLTCRLASYEQRRMFLEREHSLHHSHEMTEKDTENIANGGQLALNGRV